One Stenotrophomonas maltophilia DNA window includes the following coding sequences:
- a CDS encoding LysR family transcriptional regulator, with protein MTTRPPPSPRFSYKSDRLKPLRAFCQTVRLGSVSRAAEALFVSQPAISLQLQALERELGVPLFERSGRRLVPSREGQLLYEMAQPLVENLDGLEARFRDKVRGLDAGELNIAANSSTILYLLPKIVERFRLHHPDVRLTLHNAISADGTDLLREDAADLAIGSMTDVPADLSYAPAYRFEQVLIAPHDHPLASGGELELADIARYPLVLPPKRQITYRLVDQVFQRHRIAYTVALEVGGWEVIKQYVAMGMGISIVPALCLNEADRERLAARSMKRWFPERSYGVIVRRGKALSAQARAFIELIQPELFSPRDYDQSGHSER; from the coding sequence ATGACCACACGCCCCCCGCCAAGTCCGCGTTTTTCCTACAAATCCGACCGGCTGAAGCCTTTGCGGGCGTTCTGCCAGACGGTGCGCCTGGGCTCGGTCTCACGGGCAGCTGAGGCACTTTTCGTCAGCCAGCCGGCCATCAGCCTGCAGCTGCAGGCGCTGGAGCGTGAACTGGGAGTGCCGCTGTTCGAGCGCAGCGGGCGCCGCCTGGTGCCCAGCCGCGAGGGCCAGCTGCTGTACGAAATGGCGCAGCCACTGGTGGAGAACCTGGACGGGCTGGAGGCGCGGTTCCGCGACAAGGTACGCGGCCTGGACGCCGGCGAGCTGAATATCGCCGCCAACAGTTCGACCATCCTGTACCTGCTGCCGAAGATCGTCGAACGCTTCCGCCTGCACCATCCGGATGTGCGCCTGACCCTGCACAACGCGATCAGCGCCGACGGCACCGACCTGCTGCGCGAGGACGCCGCGGACCTGGCGATCGGTTCGATGACTGATGTGCCGGCCGACCTCAGCTACGCCCCGGCCTACCGCTTCGAGCAGGTGCTGATCGCGCCGCACGACCATCCGCTGGCCAGCGGCGGCGAACTGGAGCTGGCCGACATCGCGCGCTATCCGCTGGTGCTGCCACCGAAGCGGCAGATCACCTACCGGCTGGTAGACCAGGTGTTCCAGCGCCACCGCATCGCCTACACCGTGGCGCTGGAAGTGGGCGGCTGGGAGGTGATCAAGCAGTACGTGGCGATGGGCATGGGCATTTCCATCGTGCCGGCGCTGTGCCTGAACGAGGCTGACCGCGAGCGGTTGGCGGCGCGGTCGATGAAGCGCTGGTTCCCCGAGCGCAGCTACGGGGTGATCGTGCGACGCGGCAAGGCGTTGTCGGCGC